The following proteins are encoded in a genomic region of Hymenobacter siberiensis:
- a CDS encoding sigma-54-dependent transcriptional regulator has product MPTGTLLIIDDEARLRQLLAQVLELEGYTVLQAPDAHRGLELLQQHAADILLVLSDVKLPDANGVDLLPRFKAAAPDAEVVLLTAFGTIPDGVKAMKLGAFDYLTKGDFEQQLVVVVDRAAEKARLRQRVTELERRVGQQYRFESMIGHSPELRRVQQLARQVAPTDSTVLLEGPTGSGKELFAQAIHQASGRQGKAFVAVNCSAFPKDLLESELFGYKKGAFTGALSDKKGLLEEANGGTLFLDEIGELELNVQAKFLRVLESQSFTKLGDTKPTKVNVRLVAATNRNLKQEADEGRFRPDLYYRLSVFVINVPSLKERPTDVPPLANYFLQHFAARLAKRLPGLSDEALALLQRYPWPGNVRELKNVLERAAILAPPGELLSADFLPDEFHALGRPAKPGADAADDSMRAVEARHISKLMGELDGNKPDVAKRLGIGLTTLYRKLEEYGLG; this is encoded by the coding sequence ATGCCCACTGGTACCCTGCTCATCATCGACGACGAAGCGCGCTTGCGCCAGCTGCTGGCCCAGGTGCTGGAGCTGGAAGGCTACACCGTGCTGCAAGCCCCCGACGCCCACCGCGGCCTGGAGCTGCTCCAGCAACACGCCGCCGACATCCTGCTCGTGCTCTCCGACGTGAAGCTGCCCGATGCCAACGGCGTCGACCTGCTGCCCCGCTTCAAAGCCGCCGCCCCCGATGCCGAAGTGGTGCTGCTCACCGCCTTCGGCACCATCCCCGACGGCGTGAAGGCCATGAAGCTCGGCGCGTTCGACTACCTCACCAAGGGCGATTTTGAGCAGCAGCTGGTGGTGGTGGTCGACCGCGCCGCCGAAAAAGCCCGCCTCCGCCAGCGCGTGACGGAACTGGAGCGCCGCGTGGGCCAGCAGTACCGCTTCGAGTCCATGATTGGTCACTCGCCCGAGCTGCGGCGCGTGCAGCAGCTGGCCCGCCAGGTAGCGCCCACCGACAGCACCGTGCTGCTCGAAGGCCCCACTGGCAGCGGCAAAGAGCTATTTGCCCAGGCCATCCACCAGGCCAGCGGGCGGCAGGGCAAGGCCTTCGTGGCCGTCAATTGCAGCGCCTTCCCCAAGGATTTGCTCGAATCCGAGCTGTTTGGCTACAAGAAGGGCGCCTTCACCGGCGCGCTCTCCGACAAGAAGGGCCTGCTGGAAGAAGCCAACGGCGGCACCCTGTTTCTGGACGAAATCGGCGAGCTGGAGCTCAACGTGCAGGCCAAGTTCCTGCGCGTACTCGAAAGCCAGAGCTTCACCAAGCTCGGCGACACCAAGCCCACCAAGGTGAACGTGCGCCTGGTGGCCGCCACCAACCGCAACCTCAAGCAGGAAGCCGACGAAGGCCGCTTCCGCCCCGATTTGTACTACCGCCTCTCGGTGTTCGTCATCAACGTGCCTTCCCTCAAAGAGCGCCCCACCGACGTGCCGCCGCTGGCCAACTACTTCCTCCAGCACTTCGCCGCCCGCCTCGCCAAGCGCCTACCCGGCCTTTCGGACGAGGCGTTGGCCCTGCTGCAGCGCTACCCCTGGCCCGGTAATGTGCGCGAGCTGAAAAATGTGCTCGAGCGCGCCGCTATTCTGGCCCCGCCGGGCGAGCTGTTATCGGCTGATTTTCTACCCGATGAGTTCCATGCCCTGGGTCGCCCTGCGAAGCCCGGTGCCGACGCGGCCGACGACAGCATGCGGGCCGTGGAAGCCCGCCACATCAGCAAGCTGATGGGCGAGCTGGACGGCAACAAGCCGGACGTAGCTAAGCGCCTGGGAATTGGCCTCACCACGCTGTACCGGAAGCTGGAGGAATACGGATTGGGGTAG
- a CDS encoding OmpA family protein translates to MTTRGKFIIGLLLFGLLYFGINKLVTSGAVFKKADTQSVLLNSIELPTTTGGNRANIVVPLAPMPGTAPADKGTPLTWEVMAWNSQMAGMLANGGPRSTMGSAAAANGLDMQIVRQDDVSKMQADLVKNALDLQSNPATPGLIVSIMGDGLPAFSAVQNELKKTGTQLQIIPYSVGKSFGEDKLMGPKEWLDNPKLALGKTVACYLRDGDQNIALKWCADNGLKVNPDETTYDPEAVNFMAASDFLVAAEKYILGKPEARTKVVNGKNTGVKVDVVADAVATWTPGDVNIAKQRGGLVNIVSTKDYSNQMPNIMVTTKRWYDAHPKEVLGLMTAFAVAGDQVKSHPEALTRAADISATVYGDQDKPGAYWLKYYKGVSEADRNGEVVELGGSKAFNFSDNLTLFGLDEGGTNIYASVYKTFGDVQKKLYPKELPIYVPLTEMLDLAPLQKLQAQYKGKAVAPAETQQFAAGDEIRQSVSKRAWNIEFNSGQSSFTPQTTRELTQLFDDLVVAGRLKVAVHGHTDNAGDPGKNQQLSEDRAMAVQHWLETKSHSAFPDGRIQVYAHGATEPVASNTTPDGKAKNRRVEVVLGN, encoded by the coding sequence ATGACAACACGCGGTAAATTCATTATTGGCCTCCTTCTTTTTGGCCTCCTGTACTTCGGCATCAACAAGCTGGTTACCAGCGGTGCCGTATTTAAAAAGGCCGACACGCAGTCGGTGCTTTTGAACTCGATTGAGCTGCCCACGACCACCGGCGGCAACCGCGCCAACATCGTGGTGCCGCTGGCCCCCATGCCCGGCACCGCCCCGGCCGACAAAGGCACGCCCCTCACCTGGGAAGTGATGGCCTGGAACAGCCAGATGGCCGGCATGCTGGCCAACGGCGGCCCGCGTTCCACGATGGGCTCGGCGGCCGCCGCCAACGGCCTCGACATGCAGATTGTGCGTCAGGACGACGTGAGCAAGATGCAGGCCGACCTGGTGAAAAACGCCCTCGACCTGCAAAGCAACCCGGCCACTCCCGGCCTGATTGTGAGCATCATGGGCGACGGCCTGCCGGCTTTCTCGGCGGTGCAGAACGAGCTAAAAAAAACCGGCACGCAGCTGCAAATCATCCCCTACTCGGTGGGCAAATCCTTCGGCGAAGACAAGCTGATGGGCCCCAAGGAGTGGCTGGATAACCCCAAGCTGGCCCTGGGCAAAACCGTGGCCTGCTATCTGCGCGACGGCGACCAGAACATTGCCCTAAAATGGTGCGCCGACAACGGCCTGAAGGTGAACCCCGACGAAACCACCTACGACCCCGAAGCCGTGAACTTCATGGCCGCCAGCGACTTCCTGGTGGCCGCCGAGAAATACATCCTCGGCAAGCCCGAAGCCCGCACCAAGGTAGTGAACGGCAAGAACACGGGCGTGAAGGTGGACGTGGTAGCCGATGCCGTGGCCACCTGGACGCCCGGCGACGTGAACATCGCCAAGCAGCGCGGCGGCCTCGTGAACATCGTGAGCACCAAGGACTACTCCAACCAGATGCCCAACATCATGGTAACGACCAAGCGCTGGTACGACGCCCACCCCAAAGAGGTACTGGGCCTGATGACGGCCTTCGCCGTGGCCGGCGACCAGGTGAAAAGCCACCCCGAAGCCCTGACCCGCGCCGCCGATATTTCGGCCACCGTGTACGGCGACCAGGATAAGCCCGGCGCCTACTGGCTGAAGTATTACAAAGGCGTGAGCGAAGCCGACCGCAACGGCGAAGTAGTAGAGCTGGGCGGCAGCAAAGCCTTCAATTTCAGTGACAACCTGACCTTGTTCGGCCTTGATGAAGGCGGCACCAACATCTACGCCTCGGTGTACAAAACCTTCGGCGACGTGCAGAAGAAGCTCTATCCGAAGGAGCTGCCCATCTACGTGCCACTCACCGAAATGCTGGACCTCGCGCCCCTACAAAAGCTGCAGGCTCAGTACAAAGGCAAAGCCGTAGCCCCGGCCGAAACCCAGCAGTTTGCCGCCGGCGACGAAATCCGCCAGAGTGTGAGCAAGCGCGCCTGGAACATCGAGTTCAACAGCGGCCAGAGCAGCTTCACGCCCCAAACTACCCGCGAGCTAACCCAGCTGTTCGATGACCTGGTAGTAGCCGGCCGCCTGAAAGTAGCCGTGCACGGCCACACCGACAACGCCGGCGACCCCGGCAAAAACCAACAGCTTTCGGAAGACCGCGCCATGGCCGTGCAGCACTGGCTCGAAACCAAGAGCCACAGCGCCTTCCCCGATGGCCGCATCCAGGTGTACGCCCACGGCGCCACCGAGCCGGTAGCCAGCAACACCACGCCCGATGGCAAAGCGAAGAACCGCCGGGTCGAGGTGGTGCTGGGCAACTAG
- a CDS encoding AAA family ATPase yields the protein MLERLHIENFTAFAEVDFEFGPGLNVIVGNNGTGKSHVLKLGYAVAQTVAFAEQIRRNKPKDEFDPTDFQLSVSIALSSRLSAVFLPGTQNKLVRNNAGEQDAQVSASFGTEGDSRFAFRIKHSDHPLNSIGPDQPFQFAAKETATPIFIPAKEILSLMPDILGISKNNPDVFDSTYLDLATQLTIRVPKTPPAFAKPVLSKWADIMQGEIQSEDGRFYFYPKNGARFRVGLAAEGFRKLGTLSHLLAIGSLNKNATLFWDEPEANLNPALLRELAKVLAELARQKFQIILATHSMSLLKEFHILSREVDEEALPIKYFGLNAEQGQPTVVVTRDDFKYLPDVVALEVELDQADDLEEIFARENS from the coding sequence ATGCTAGAACGCCTTCATATTGAGAATTTCACCGCCTTTGCCGAAGTTGATTTTGAATTTGGGCCAGGACTGAATGTGATTGTTGGTAATAACGGTACTGGTAAAAGCCATGTGCTGAAGCTTGGTTATGCGGTGGCCCAAACGGTTGCTTTCGCAGAACAAATTAGGCGCAACAAACCTAAGGATGAATTCGACCCCACTGATTTCCAGCTTTCAGTTAGTATTGCGCTATCTAGTCGTTTGTCTGCTGTATTTCTGCCAGGCACGCAGAATAAGTTGGTGCGAAATAATGCTGGTGAACAAGATGCGCAGGTAAGTGCATCGTTTGGGACGGAGGGCGATTCTCGATTTGCTTTCAGAATCAAACACTCTGACCATCCTTTAAACAGTATAGGGCCTGACCAGCCGTTTCAGTTTGCCGCCAAAGAAACAGCTACGCCCATCTTCATTCCGGCTAAAGAGATTTTATCACTAATGCCCGACATTCTGGGTATTAGCAAAAATAATCCGGATGTATTTGATAGCACCTATCTTGACTTGGCAACACAACTGACTATTCGGGTGCCTAAAACGCCACCGGCATTTGCAAAGCCAGTGCTTAGCAAATGGGCCGATATTATGCAGGGAGAAATACAGTCGGAGGATGGGCGGTTTTATTTCTACCCAAAAAACGGTGCGAGATTCCGGGTTGGATTGGCAGCTGAAGGATTCCGCAAATTGGGGACACTCAGCCATCTACTTGCCATTGGGAGCTTAAATAAAAATGCTACGCTGTTCTGGGATGAACCAGAAGCGAATCTCAATCCGGCTCTACTACGCGAATTAGCAAAAGTGCTTGCTGAACTGGCACGTCAGAAATTTCAAATTATCTTGGCAACTCACAGTATGAGTCTGTTAAAAGAATTTCATATCTTGTCGCGGGAGGTAGATGAGGAGGCGCTGCCCATAAAATATTTTGGTTTAAATGCAGAACAGGGACAACCTACTGTAGTCGTCACGCGGGATGATTTTAAGTATCTGCCCGATGTAGTGGCATTGGAAGTTGAGTTAGACCAAGCCGACGACTTGGAAGAAATCTTTGCCCGAGAAAATAGTTAA
- a CDS encoding transposase yields the protein MSDLIYYERNLPHRLPPGELIFITFRLAGSLPQEVLERLQTEARLLQESCGPDPVAQYAERKKYFGRFDDLLAGSSYGPTWLRQLEIAAIVAQALHYPDGKGYHLRCYCIMPNHAHLVVELSEGAPSLVKTLQSLKGYSSKQANQLLGRSGSFWQAESYDHVVRPGELDRIIRYVLDNPVKAGLVDDWEKWPYSFLAQ from the coding sequence GTGTCCGACCTGATTTATTATGAGCGCAACCTGCCGCACCGGCTGCCACCGGGCGAACTCATTTTCATTACATTCCGGCTGGCGGGTAGCCTGCCGCAGGAGGTGCTGGAGCGGCTGCAGACCGAAGCGCGATTGCTGCAGGAAAGCTGCGGGCCAGACCCCGTCGCGCAGTATGCCGAGCGGAAGAAATACTTCGGGCGTTTCGATGATTTGCTGGCGGGCAGTAGCTACGGTCCCACCTGGCTGCGGCAGCTCGAAATTGCGGCCATCGTGGCACAGGCCCTGCATTATCCCGATGGAAAAGGCTACCACCTGCGATGTTACTGCATCATGCCCAACCACGCTCATCTGGTAGTAGAACTGTCCGAAGGAGCGCCGTCGCTGGTAAAAACACTACAATCGCTAAAAGGCTATTCCAGCAAGCAGGCGAATCAGTTGCTGGGCCGGAGCGGCAGTTTCTGGCAGGCCGAGAGCTACGACCACGTGGTGCGGCCAGGAGAGCTGGACCGGATTATCCGCTACGTATTGGACAATCCGGTGAAAGCCGGGCTGGTTGATGACTGGGAAAAGTGGCCGTATAGCTTCCTGGCGCAGTAA
- a CDS encoding ATP-binding cassette domain-containing protein: MTIHTHAYRDPILTLNNVSITLNNEQILRDINAQVLDVTRPNMRQGQVVGFYGRSGIGKSVLCRIMAGLIAPGTGTVEVGLAQQPVTPGMVGFVQQRYPLFEHRTLHDNLLVAAQRKHAPADARQHVEAYLERFGLAPHRRKYPALLSGGQRQRAAIAQQLLCSDHLILLDEPFSGLDVAMIDEVKRIIVEVTTMDELNTVIIVSHDIVTTTALADRLWLLGYEHDAAGALVPGATISSQHQYNLAEMGLAWHENVEAEPEFAQFVEHIKQEIRGS; the protein is encoded by the coding sequence ATGACCATCCACACCCACGCCTACCGCGACCCCATCCTGACGCTCAACAACGTCTCCATCACCCTCAACAACGAGCAAATCCTGCGCGACATCAACGCCCAAGTCCTCGACGTGACCCGGCCCAACATGCGCCAGGGCCAGGTCGTGGGCTTCTACGGCCGCTCGGGCATCGGCAAGTCGGTGCTGTGCCGCATCATGGCAGGCCTCATCGCCCCCGGCACCGGCACAGTGGAAGTGGGCCTCGCCCAGCAGCCCGTGACGCCCGGCATGGTGGGCTTTGTGCAGCAGCGCTACCCCCTTTTCGAGCACCGCACCCTACACGACAACCTGCTGGTGGCTGCCCAGCGAAAGCACGCCCCCGCCGACGCCCGCCAGCACGTCGAGGCCTACCTCGAACGCTTCGGCCTGGCCCCGCACCGGCGCAAGTACCCGGCCCTGCTCTCGGGCGGACAGCGCCAGCGGGCGGCCATCGCCCAGCAGCTGCTCTGCTCCGACCACCTCATCCTGCTTGATGAGCCCTTCTCCGGCCTCGACGTGGCCATGATTGACGAAGTGAAACGCATCATCGTCGAAGTTACCACCATGGACGAGCTGAACACCGTCATCATCGTCTCGCACGACATCGTGACCACCACCGCCCTGGCCGACCGCCTCTGGCTGCTCGGCTACGAACACGACGCGGCCGGGGCCCTCGTGCCGGGCGCCACCATCAGCTCCCAGCACCAATACAACCTGGCCGAAATGGGCCTCGCCTGGCACGAAAACGTCGAAGCCGAACCCGAATTCGCCCAGTTCGTCGAGCACATCAAGCAGGAGATTAGGGGGAGTTAG
- a CDS encoding ABC transporter permease: MKTLFSPNAQPRPLIFTTMVVAQVALLLLLWLFYPMQLFPSLSEVFRSLGDLITTQGLIPELWASMTTAIEALAVATVLALGISYLTALPFFRPIAYAASKMRYLTLTGLTFFMALMVSSGHQVKLSVLIFGATVYLVTGMTSVILTTTQEEMDHARTLGMSEWRSFYEVVVLGKLDEMLEVVRQNFAIIWTMITLVETLYQSEGGIGLLLYKQNRYLHLDGVLAIQLVILATGAAQDYVFVLLRRVFFPYSALGSSADF; this comes from the coding sequence ATGAAGACCCTCTTCTCCCCTAACGCCCAGCCGCGCCCGCTCATCTTCACCACCATGGTGGTGGCGCAGGTGGCCCTGCTGCTGCTGTTATGGCTGTTTTACCCCATGCAGCTCTTCCCCAGCCTGAGCGAAGTATTCCGCTCCCTCGGCGACCTCATCACCACGCAGGGCCTCATCCCGGAGCTGTGGGCCAGCATGACCACCGCCATCGAGGCACTGGCCGTGGCCACGGTGCTGGCGCTGGGCATTTCCTACCTCACGGCGCTACCCTTTTTCCGGCCCATCGCCTACGCGGCCTCCAAGATGCGCTACCTCACCCTCACCGGCCTCACCTTTTTCATGGCCCTGATGGTCAGCTCCGGCCATCAGGTGAAGCTGTCAGTGCTCATTTTCGGGGCCACCGTATACCTGGTCACGGGCATGACGAGCGTAATTCTGACCACCACGCAGGAGGAAATGGACCACGCCCGCACCCTGGGCATGAGCGAGTGGCGCAGCTTCTACGAAGTGGTAGTGCTGGGGAAATTGGATGAGATGCTCGAAGTGGTGCGCCAGAATTTCGCCATCATCTGGACCATGATTACGCTGGTGGAAACGCTCTACCAATCGGAAGGTGGCATCGGGCTGCTGCTGTATAAGCAGAACCGGTACCTGCACCTCGATGGGGTGCTGGCCATTCAGCTGGTGATTCTGGCCACGGGCGCGGCGCAGGACTACGTATTTGTGCTGCTGCGGAGGGTGTTTTTTCCTTACTCGGCGCTGGGCAGTAGCGCGGACTTTTAG
- a CDS encoding PAS domain S-box protein yields the protein MAIFPAAPHSDIDWAALVATERARREQAETALATAQAQAATLERQLAAVAVSAQHYHTQLTTLVQHLPAALVLVDHSNQIQFVNQAFWEMFGLPPVAGPLEGKPPIPHEAVAIGNAFADAAAFAARARALHAAGQTVLREEFRLADGRVVELDYLVLDTVCAGRLICYRDVTKRHQRDAEIRTLSFIAQQNPNATLRLTATGEVIYANPAAQPLLQALAAGTQGDFQQQLHALVQAALRTPTQQQQALEVAGQHYLCRAVAGPGQDTVTLYLTDITARHLAEQQLAAQRTFYESILEQTPTAMAVFDAQHRYLFLNPVVEPDPAVRAWMLGQTSTVAGVQRGLPAAVIEQRAAAFTKALRTGAEVTWEETYPGPRYLQRSYRSVRGHNGMLLVIGSGSDITASKQAEQEIARQQEFYESILDLLPVDVAVFDANHRFLFVNPSSVADPVVRRQIIGLTSDEYFALHHQQHPAGLHQQRNQYFDLAVRTGEDVTWEEMRTSRHQRPQLIMRHLRPVFGADGALRLVVGSGIDITARYQAEKLQHEVQAMLQEQQDFIRQIVDSLPNVICLMNAEGRISFFNKAYDEAVQRAQHQHAEITSPVVQQERDLVRALNQQVQNTHQSLTVELPFTQLSGEILHFHMHKRPMLRADGQVNILTIGTDITAMKQARQELERREKQYHDLVYYSQALICTHNQQGIILSVNPAIERLMGMPAVQLVGLHLREALTPEHHATLQAYLDGYESALPQPRVVSIRNKAGELRYLNYYTYKVTEEGYSPYVVASGYDVTLGVLAQRALQHAKQEAEENARGKEAFLARMSHEIRTPLNGMLGMAALLRKTALTAPQLDYLGTMQEAGQHLLALVNDVLDMAKITTRHLELNHEPFDVAVAMQGAGQMVATLAAQKGLTLHVEPPHSAELRVVGDAYRLHQVLLNLLSNAIKFTEQGHIRLGAEVRHDTPQELVLRFWVADTGIGIAPGEQAHIFDAFSQASAETSMRFGGTGLGLAISQQLVEQMGGTLRLCSAPGVGTTFSFQLVLPRAPEPAVPLAPAPPDDSYEALRGLRVLLAEDNLVNQRIVVVVLEYWGVQVRAVGNGLDALAELQAHAFDVALLDIRMPGLSGVEVTQAIRRHPDPARATLPIIALTANAFAADRAAYLAAGMNACLTKPYEETALCQLLLDLTSSKRP from the coding sequence ATGGCCATCTTCCCCGCTGCTCCCCACTCCGATATTGATTGGGCCGCACTCGTTGCTACCGAGCGTGCCCGCCGCGAGCAGGCCGAAACTGCCCTGGCTACCGCCCAGGCCCAGGCCGCTACCCTGGAAAGACAGCTGGCCGCCGTGGCCGTCAGCGCCCAGCACTATCACACCCAGCTCACGACCCTGGTGCAGCACCTGCCGGCTGCCCTGGTGCTGGTGGACCACTCCAATCAGATTCAGTTTGTTAATCAGGCATTTTGGGAGATGTTTGGCTTGCCGCCGGTGGCCGGTCCCCTGGAGGGCAAGCCGCCGATTCCGCACGAGGCCGTTGCTATCGGTAATGCGTTTGCCGACGCCGCGGCCTTTGCGGCGCGGGCCCGTGCCCTGCATGCGGCGGGGCAAACCGTGCTGCGGGAGGAGTTCCGGCTGGCCGATGGGCGGGTGGTTGAGCTTGACTACCTGGTGCTGGATACCGTGTGCGCCGGCCGCCTGATTTGCTACCGCGACGTGACCAAGCGGCATCAGCGCGATGCCGAGATTCGGACGCTTTCCTTCATTGCCCAGCAAAACCCCAACGCCACCCTGCGCCTAACGGCCACCGGCGAGGTGATTTATGCCAACCCTGCTGCCCAACCCCTGCTGCAAGCCCTGGCGGCCGGCACGCAGGGTGATTTCCAGCAGCAGCTGCACGCGCTGGTGCAGGCTGCGCTGCGCACCCCCACGCAGCAGCAGCAGGCCCTGGAAGTGGCCGGGCAGCACTACCTGTGCCGGGCCGTGGCCGGGCCGGGCCAGGATACGGTTACCCTCTACCTCACTGACATCACGGCCCGGCACCTGGCCGAGCAGCAGCTGGCCGCGCAGCGTACCTTTTACGAGAGCATTCTGGAGCAGACACCTACGGCCATGGCCGTGTTCGACGCCCAGCACCGCTACTTGTTTCTCAACCCGGTGGTGGAGCCCGACCCTGCCGTTCGCGCCTGGATGCTGGGCCAGACCAGCACGGTGGCCGGTGTGCAGCGCGGGCTGCCGGCCGCCGTCATCGAGCAGCGAGCGGCTGCCTTCACCAAAGCCCTGCGCACCGGGGCCGAGGTAACTTGGGAGGAAACTTACCCGGGACCGCGGTATTTGCAGCGGAGCTACCGGTCCGTGCGGGGGCACAATGGCATGCTGCTGGTCATTGGCTCGGGCAGCGACATCACGGCCAGCAAGCAGGCCGAGCAGGAAATAGCCCGGCAGCAGGAGTTCTACGAGTCCATCCTGGACTTGCTGCCCGTGGACGTGGCCGTGTTCGATGCCAATCACCGCTTTCTGTTCGTCAATCCGTCGTCGGTGGCCGACCCGGTGGTGCGTCGGCAAATCATCGGCCTCACCAGCGACGAATATTTTGCCCTTCACCACCAGCAGCACCCCGCCGGCCTGCACCAACAGCGAAACCAGTACTTCGACCTGGCCGTGCGTACCGGCGAGGACGTGACCTGGGAGGAAATGCGTACCAGCCGCCACCAGCGCCCCCAGCTGATAATGCGCCACTTGCGGCCCGTGTTTGGGGCCGATGGGGCCCTGCGCCTGGTAGTGGGTTCGGGTATCGACATTACGGCGCGCTACCAGGCTGAAAAGCTGCAGCACGAGGTGCAGGCCATGTTGCAGGAGCAGCAGGATTTTATCCGGCAGATTGTGGACTCCCTGCCCAATGTTATTTGTCTGATGAATGCCGAAGGGCGGATATCGTTTTTTAACAAGGCCTACGATGAAGCCGTGCAACGCGCCCAGCATCAGCATGCCGAAATCACGAGCCCCGTGGTGCAGCAGGAGCGGGACCTGGTGCGCGCCCTGAACCAGCAGGTGCAGAACACGCACCAATCCCTGACGGTAGAGCTGCCCTTCACCCAGCTTTCGGGCGAAATACTCCATTTTCACATGCACAAGCGGCCCATGCTCCGGGCCGATGGCCAGGTCAATATCCTCACCATCGGCACCGACATCACGGCCATGAAGCAGGCCCGCCAGGAGCTGGAGCGCCGCGAAAAACAGTACCACGACCTGGTGTACTACTCGCAGGCCCTGATTTGTACCCACAACCAGCAGGGCATAATCCTTTCCGTTAACCCGGCCATTGAGCGGCTCATGGGCATGCCGGCGGTGCAGCTGGTGGGCCTTCACCTGCGCGAAGCCCTGACCCCGGAACACCATGCCACCCTGCAAGCCTATCTGGACGGCTACGAGTCGGCCCTGCCGCAGCCCCGCGTCGTCAGCATCCGCAACAAGGCCGGCGAGTTGCGCTACCTCAACTACTACACCTATAAGGTGACCGAGGAAGGCTACTCGCCCTACGTGGTGGCCTCTGGCTACGACGTGACGCTCGGCGTGCTGGCCCAGCGCGCCCTGCAGCATGCCAAGCAGGAAGCCGAAGAAAATGCCCGCGGCAAGGAAGCCTTTCTGGCCCGCATGAGCCACGAAATCCGGACGCCCCTCAACGGCATGCTGGGCATGGCCGCCCTCCTGCGCAAAACGGCCCTCACCGCGCCGCAGCTCGATTACCTGGGCACCATGCAGGAGGCCGGCCAGCACCTGCTGGCCCTCGTGAACGACGTGCTGGACATGGCCAAAATCACCACCCGCCACCTGGAGCTCAACCACGAGCCTTTCGATGTGGCCGTGGCCATGCAGGGGGCCGGCCAGATGGTGGCCACTCTGGCCGCCCAAAAAGGGCTGACTCTGCACGTTGAGCCGCCGCATTCGGCCGAGCTCCGGGTGGTGGGCGATGCTTACCGCCTGCACCAGGTGCTGCTCAACTTGTTGTCGAACGCCATTAAGTTCACCGAGCAGGGCCATATTCGGCTGGGGGCCGAAGTGCGCCACGATACGCCGCAGGAGCTCGTGCTGCGCTTTTGGGTGGCGGATACCGGCATCGGCATCGCTCCTGGGGAGCAAGCCCACATCTTCGACGCCTTCAGCCAGGCCAGTGCCGAAACTAGCATGCGCTTCGGCGGCACGGGCCTGGGCCTGGCCATCAGCCAGCAGCTGGTGGAGCAGATGGGTGGTACCCTGCGCCTGTGCAGTGCGCCCGGCGTGGGCACCACGTTCTCGTTTCAGCTGGTGCTGCCCCGCGCCCCGGAGCCGGCCGTGCCGCTGGCCCCCGCCCCGCCCGATGATTCTTACGAAGCCCTGCGCGGCCTGCGCGTGCTGCTGGCCGAAGACAACCTGGTAAACCAGCGCATTGTCGTGGTCGTGCTCGAATACTGGGGCGTGCAGGTGCGGGCCGTGGGCAATGGCCTCGATGCCCTGGCCGAGCTGCAGGCGCATGCCTTCGATGTGGCCCTGCTCGATATCCGCATGCCGGGCCTGAGTGGGGTGGAGGTGACCCAGGCCATCCGCCGGCACCCCGACCCGGCCCGCGCTACCCTGCCCATCATCGCCCTCACCGCCAATGCCTTCGCCGCCGACCGCGCCGCCTACCTGGCCGCTGGCATGAATGCCTGCCTCACCAAGCCCTACGAAGAAACCGCTCTCTGCCAGTTGCTGCTGGATTTGACTAGCTCAAAGCGACCGTAG